The Coffea arabica cultivar ET-39 chromosome 9e, Coffea Arabica ET-39 HiFi, whole genome shotgun sequence genome has a window encoding:
- the LOC113709266 gene encoding uncharacterized protein, whose amino-acid sequence MFWVLKSEGLLTMAEFCTGGDGKKESMLEEQDMQEEDVWGAMRERDSSGLKSRKAKESPSACRIPPLPRVVPRVPSGSFDPRAAVELVVHQRYHHPNQSSAPLDIPNWSEIYGTSKNSPDINSHSRKGACAVKTDDHGRLSADSAKCDDDDDDSEEMIPPHEIISRRMARNPVVSYSMCEGVGRTLKGRDLCTLRNAILAKTGFLES is encoded by the coding sequence ATGTTTTGGGTCTTAAAGTCTGAAGGGCTTTTGACAATGGCTGAGTTTTGCACTGGGGGAGATGGAAAGAAGGAGTCAATGTTGGAAGAACAAGATATGCAAGAAGAAGATGTGTGGGGAGCGATGAGGGAAAGAGACAGCTCAGGTTTGAAGTCCAGAAAAGCTAAGGAGTCTCCATCTGCATGCCGCATTCCTCCTCTTCCAAGAGTGGTTCCGAGAGTTCCCAGCGGCAGCTTTGATCCCCGGGCGGCGGTGGAGCTGGTGGTGCATCAACGTTATCATCACCCTAACCAATCATCTGCTCCTTTGGACATTCCCAACTGGTCCGAAATCTATGGTACCAGCAAGAATTCACCGGATATCAACAGCCACTCGAGGAAAGGTGCATGTGCTGTGAAGACTGATGATCATGGCCGTCTTTCTGCTGATTCTGCGAAgtgtgatgatgatgatgatgatagcGAGGAAATGATCCCACCGCATGAAATTATTTCAAGGAGGATGGCAAGGAATCCAGTTGTTTCTTACTCCATGTGTGAAGGAGTTGGGAGGACTCTCAAAGGAAGAGACCTTTGCACATTGAGGAATGCCATTTTGGCAAAAACTGGTTTCCTAGAGTCATAA
- the LOC113710746 gene encoding autophagy-related protein 8C codes for MAKSSFKLEHPLERRQAESSRIRQKYPDRIPVIVEKAERSDIPDIDKKKYLVPADLTVGQFVYVVRKRIKLSAEKAIFVFVKNTLPPTAALMSAIYEENKDEDGFLYMTYSGENTFGFPEVQ; via the exons ATGGCCAAGAGCTCCTTCAAGCTTGAACACCCCTTGG AAAGGAGGCAGGCAGAGTCTTCTCGCATCAGACAGAAGTACCCTGATAGGATTCCG GTGATTGTTGAGAAGGCTGAAAGAAGTGATATTCCTGACATTGACAAGAAGAA ATACCTTGTCCCTGCTGACTTGACTGTTGGCCAGTTTGTTTACGTTGTCCGGAAAAGGATCAAGCTCAGTGCTGAGAAGGCTATATTTGTTTTTGTCAAGAACACACTCCCTCCCACTG CTGCTCTGATGTCTGCAATTTATGAGGAAAACAAGGATGAAGATGGTTTTCTTTACATGACTTACAGCGGCGAGAACACATTCGGATTCCCTGAAGTGCAGTGA